In Humulus lupulus chromosome 6, drHumLupu1.1, whole genome shotgun sequence, a single genomic region encodes these proteins:
- the LOC133784389 gene encoding uncharacterized protein LOC133784389 → MLWILRGIDTSCAKKYSDWKYDIKEHLTINGPQNRYGGCTDTKWQKAIEFFRRPEITKHSVVNKENRKKLKELSYGGSQSIPALRYKKRNLETGQIEPIPDSWMDTHHKSGTGRNCVHIATHSRHRQLILRVPHQFRVRLKMKTYLWYKLSSENDGATRKDMDVSLT, encoded by the exons ATGCTttggatcttgagaggcattgatacttcgtgtgctaaaaagtattctgactggaagtacgatattaaagagcatttaacgattaatgggccacaaaatcgttatggtggttgcacggatacgaagtggcaaaaagccattgaatttttccgacgcccagaaattacg AAACattctgtggtcaacaaggaaaataggaagaaactgaaagagcttagctatggaggttctcagtcaatcccagccctgcgctataaaaaa cgcaatttagagactgggcaaattgagcccatcccggatagctggatggatactcaccataaatcaggcacagg gaggaattgcgtgcatatcgcgacacacagcagacatagacaactgatactgagagttccacaccagtttcgagtgcgcctgaagatgaagacatatctttggtacaaactgtcttcggaaaacgacggggccaccagaaaggatatggacgtatccttaacataa